The following are encoded together in the Humulus lupulus chromosome 5, drHumLupu1.1, whole genome shotgun sequence genome:
- the LOC133779937 gene encoding uncharacterized protein LOC133779937, translating to MSTSFSLFDNSKHYIMLDELKQLYIVVSCTKQRLWICDSTEQSKPMFDYWIKKCLVHIKQLDDSLVSSMQVPSSQQEWKSRGIKLYYEHNYEMASICFEKSCDIYWERKSKAASLKVMADRIYSSNSQEANSLLRKAAEIFVDIGEADSAARCFCDLGEYETAGSVYLKSCGESKLQRAGECFTLVGCYERAADAYARGNFFSKCLNICTKGKLFSMGLTYIEHWKQHAKKEGDINTKAEEIEKIEQELWKGYALNCYVLKDTKSMMNCLKSLKSMDLVRKFLRPLGCFNELMLLEEQSGNYMEAAEIAKLKGDVLSVIDLLEKAEKYKEAATLIISYVLANSLWSSSKKGCVKLFALEICLPQSS from the exons ATGTCAACCAGTTTTTCACTCTTTGATAATTCCAAACATTACATTATGTTGGACGAGTTGAAGCAATTATACATTGTTGTTTCATGTACAAAGCAGAGATTATGGATTTGTGATAGCACAGAGCAATCAAAGCCTATGTTTGACTATTGGATTAAGAAGTGTCTTGTTCATATTAAACAACTTGATGATTCACTAGTATCTTCAATGCAAGTCCCAAGCAGTCAACAAGAGTGGAAATCACGGGGCATCAAG CTGTATTATGAGCACAACTACGAAATGGCCTCAATTTGCTTTGAAAAATCTTGTGACATATATTGGGAAAGAAAATCTAAAGCTGCTAGCCTTAAAGTTATGGCTGATCGTATCTATTCTTCCAATTCTCAAGAAGCTAATTCTCTCCTTAGGAAAGCTGCTGAGATATTCGTAGATATAGGCGAAGCTGATTCTGCTGCTAGATGTTTTTGTGATTTGGGGGAGTATGAAACCGCAG GTAGTGTATATTTGAAAAGTTGTGGCGAGTCTAAGCTACAAAGAGCTGGAGAATGCTTCACTCTTGTAGGTTGCTATGAGCGTGCAGCTGATGCCTATGCTAGAGGAAATTTTTTCTCCAAGTGTCTAAATATATGCACCAAAGGGAAGTTATTTAGCATGGGTTTGACGTACATAGAGCACTGGAAACAACATGCTAAGAAAGAGGGTGATATAAACACTAAGGCTGAAGAGATAGAAAAAATTGAACAGGAGCTTTGGAAGGGATATGCTCTCAATTGCTATGTGCTCAAAGATACTAAATCCATGATGAATTGTCTCAAATcattgaaatcaatggatttagTTCGTAAATTTTTGAGGCCATTAGGTTGCTTTAATGAACTTATGTTGTTGGAAGAACAATCAGGAAATTATATGGAGGCTGCAGAAATTGCAAAGCTGAAAGGAGATGTACTTTCTGTAATAGATCTTCTTGAGAAGGCTGAGAAGTATAAAGAAGCAGCAACTCTTATTATTTCCTATGTTCTTGCCAACTCACTCTGGTCATCTAGTAAAAAGGgctg tgtcaaaTTGTTCGCTTTGGAGATTTGTCTGCCACAATCATCTTGA